A DNA window from Plasmodium brasilianum strain Bolivian I chromosome 12, whole genome shotgun sequence contains the following coding sequences:
- a CDS encoding isocitrate dehydrogenase [NADP] yields the protein MGAKWKIIKRPVIHNIIKRNIKKSPSSFNIYGKVKVENPVVELDGDEMTKVIWKDIKNKLILPYLDLNIKYFDLSIQNRDRTNDEVTLEAAEEIKKSSVGIKCATITPDAARVKEFNLKQMWKSPNGTIRNILDGTVFRAPILIKNIPRFIPNWRKPIIIGRHAYADQYKQKSLKIEKSGTFEIVFTPDDNSQVVREKVYHFKGSGVCLGMYNTEESIRNFALSCFRYALDLKMPLYMSTKSTILKIYDGLFTDIFSEIYEEKFRKLFEQHNLWYEHKLIDDMVAQVLKSEGGFVWACKNYDGDIQSDAVAQGYGSLGLMSSILMCPDGVTCVSEAAHGTVTRHFRSYQKGEKTSTNPIASIFAWTRGLQHRAKLDNNQPLQQFCYALERACIETVEDGLMPKDLAACIKGIKNVTEKDYLFTEDFIDAINEKLKFKLLVFQKKNETQATNTKLHNENWNHYAPQEHAS from the coding sequence ATGGGagcaaaatggaaaattatCAAACGTCCAGTGATTCACAATATTATCAAacgaaatataaaaaagagcCCCTCCTCCTTCAACATTTACGGGAAAGTAAAAGTCGAAAATCCAGTGGTAGAATTAGACGGAGATGAAATGACCAAAGTAATATGGAAAGatattaagaataaattaatactACCCTATCTAGatttgaatataaaatatttcgaTTTATCTATTCAAAATAGAGACAGAACAAATGATGAAGTAACACTAGAAGCAGCagaggaaataaaaaaaagttctgTTGGTATAAAATGTGCTACAATTACACCTGACGCTGCTAGAGTTAAGGAATTTAATTTAAAGCAAATGTGGAAAAGTCCAAATGGCAcgataagaaatatattagacGGAACTGTTTTTAGAGCTCctattcttataaaaaatatacctaGATTTATACCTAATTGGAGAAAACCAATTATTATAGGAAGACATGCTTATGCTGATCAGTACAAACAGaaatcattaaaaattgaaaaaagtgGTACATTTGAAATAGTTTTTACCCCCGATGATAATTCTCAAGTAGTCAGAGAAAAGGTTTACCATTTCAAAGGTTCTGGTGTGTGTTTAGGTATGTATAATACAGAAGAGTCTATCCGAAATTTTGCTTTATCATGCTTCAGATATGCATTAGATCTTAAAATGCCTCTATATATGAGTACAAAAAGTACCATACTGAAAATCTATGATGGATTATTTACAGATATTTTTTCtgaaatatatgaagaaaaatttcGAAAATTATTTGAACAACATAATTTATGGTATGAACATAAATTAATTGATGATATGGTTGCGCAGGTTTTGAAATCTGAGGGAGGATTTGTATGGGCTTGTAAGAATTATGATGGAGATATACAATCAGATGCAGTTGCACAAGGGTATGGAAGCTTAGGTTTAATGAGTTCTATTTTAATGTGCCCAGATGGTGTTACATGCGTTTCTGAAGCTGCACATGGTACTGTGACAAGACATTTTAGATCTTATCAGAAAGGTGAAAAAACATCAACAAATCCTATTGCATCTATTTTTGCATGGACAAGGGGTCTTCAACACAGAGCTAAGTTAGATAACAATCAACCCTTACAACAGTTCTGTTATGCACTTGAAAGGGCTTGTATAGAAACCGTTGAAGATGGACTAATGCCGAAAGATTTAGCAGCATGCATTAAaggaattaaaaatgttaccGAAAAAGACTATTTGTTCACAGAAGATTTTATAGATGCaattaatgaaaaacttaaatttaaattactagtttttcaaaaaaaaaatgaaacacaAGCGACTAATACAAAATTACATAATGAAAATTGGAATCACTATGCACCACAAGAACATGCCTCCTGA
- a CDS encoding inner membrane complex protein, with protein MSKPDKGFEETNDTLPESTGRQYAVEGYTNESIAVPQTKYQEYYTYPNAGVHEYENKKNSSMNISCSGNSFSCKPQNRKVFIRTVDNKRKTSNKKYNSFNNSFCQEYNPYVIYPSNSIQGSNIEDYNYAMPMSDKNAEYKEKYISNNPSRLTYAYLSDDINYSLNGQFMDLDNMHTNVPICIRESFQSNRVNNLMNRMYPMSQDEYNLNNTLPNVVDLKCDVIAKDILRYIRMFIRYIYKVVKLAFAKIKRDLNTKEIYFDPTIPPIHQMDMECEVCRKKYGDILLDAHQKDCISFFEGVDESRTIFSKLWDIINNWLDSKESDKIDVLRSQRSVEQLIQENRKEYEEVYYQMENFPRDENGKIELPQFNDISRQSIVMT; from the exons atgagtAAACCTGATAAGGGTTTTGAAGAAACCAACGACACCCTACCTGAAAGTACAGGTAGACAATATGCTGTAGAGGGGTACACTAATGAAAGTATTGCAGTTCCCCAAACGAAATATCAGGAGTACTATACTTATCCGAATGCAGGAGTTcatgaatatgaaaataagaaaaattcttCAATGAATATTAGTTGCTCAGGAAACTCATTTAGTTGCAAACCACAAAATCGAAAAGTATTTATTCGCACAGTTGACAACAAACGTAAAACgagcaataaaaaatataattcttttaataattcattcTGTCAAGAATATAATCCTTATGTAATATATCCCAGTAATTCAATCCAAGGAAGTAATATAGAAGATTATAATTATGCTATGCCTATGAGTGATAAAAATGCagaatataaagaaaaatatataagcaaTAATCCAAGTAGGTTAACTTATGCATATCTATCTGATGATATTAATTACTCTCTAAATGGGCAATTTATGGATCTTGACAATATGCACACCAATGTGCCAATATGTATTAGAGAATCGTTTCAAAGCAACAGAGTGAACAACCTTATGAATCGTATGTATCCAATGAGTCAG gatgaatataatttaaataacacTCTACCTAATGTAGTAGACTTAAAATGTGATGTCATTGCGAAAGACATTTTAAGATATATTCGCATGTttataagatatatttataaagtaGTTAAATTAGCttttgcaaaaattaaaagggaCTTAAACACTAAAGAAATTTACTTTGACCCTACAATACCACCAATTCATCAAATGGATATGGAATGTGAAGtttgtagaaaaaaatatggagatatattattagatGCCCATCAGAAGGACTGTATAAGTTTTTTTGAAGGGGTTGACGAATCTCGTactatattttctaaattatgggatattataaataattggCTAGACTCAAAAGAAAGTGATAAAATTGACGTCTTAAGAAGTCAAAGAAGCGTAGAACAGCTAATTCAAGAAAATAGAAAGGAGTATGAAGAGGTTTATTATCAAATGGAAAATTTCCCAAGGGacgaaaatggaaaaatcGAATTACCTCAATTCAATGATATTTCGAGACAGAGCATCGTAATGACATAG
- a CDS encoding ubiquitin-conjugating enzyme E2 — protein MKKVKVLKSLIIICYMSILTRFGNKNCVKCRSFSCIPKYGSFTNHRNKYINFMIKTKCGTKKEWNKILHKNPVYYLGKSKYLINENVKKNTKRLFTIQPNKPVNCSTLKPSTCVQKHIRTKYNLGNANYRIQKELHNFLKNPPINCTIDVHPNNIRIWIVTYTGLENTIYANEIYKIKIIFSDDYPLKPPTVYFLQKPPKHTHVYSNGDICLSLLGDDYNPSLSISGLILSIISMLSSAKEKKLPIDNYTHADAKPGSSQNNFLYHDDKC, from the coding sequence atgaaaaaggtaaaagtgctaaaaagtttaataataatatgttatatgaGCATATTAACAAGGTTTGGAAATAAGAATTGCGTAAAATGTAGATCTTTTTCATGTATACCAAAATATGGAAGCTTTACAAATCAcaggaataaatatattaattttatgataaaGACAAAATGTGgcacaaaaaaagaatggaacaagatattacataaaaaccCTGTATATTACTTAGGTAAAAGTAAATAtctaataaatgaaaatgtgaagaaaaatacaaaacgGTTATTTACAATACAACCGAATAAACCTGTTAATTGTAGCACACTGAAACCTTCTACATGTGTACAAAAGCATATACGAACAAAGTACAATTTGGGAAATGCTAATTACAGAATACAAAAAGAattgcataattttttaaaaaatcctCCAATCAATTGTACAATAGATGTACACCCAAATAATATTAGAATTTGGATTGTAACATATACAGGATTAGAAAATACTATATATGCtaatgaaatttataaaataaaaattattttttctgatGATTATCCCTTAAAACCACCaactgtttattttttacaaaaaccACCTAAGCACACACATGTGTATTCAAATGGAGACATTTGTTTAAGTTTATTAGGTGATGACTACAACCCTAGTTTATCTATTTCCGGCCTAATATTATCTATTATATCCATGCTCTCTTcagcaaaagaaaaaaagctGCCAATTGATAACTACACACATGCAGATGCCAAACCTGGAAGCAGTCAGAATAACTTTCTTTATCATGACGACAAATGTTGA
- a CDS encoding rhomboid protease ROM6 has protein sequence MLNSYRYFRTSYCHKRNILLFLNRKRTFHEYTRRQRIYKNNAAMRKDRINKQTNIQLREKLKLIIFSSVYFFTCDYIYHLFILNDSKKEKVENKKKCSSNNFIGGDDSSTFLHYVKRLNIFAKPEKVEKEYLQDEKGKGKISSGNKNALKYEHKNELSPVEKNEIKMCNICEDNCSYEIKINRINSLDYKNQKDEMKESNSGKETLTKKKQTFGYDYSGGGNKNTLTGQENNIKDIIANNFYRNDIFNGCNLFLFVNGVVFLSWRLSEIARNKKFFHFMCRHFICSYENIKKKYYHTIFTASISHITVPHFLFNMWAFHTITNTLLCPEIKENKKNYYIFFNYKSNVLEKKINDKDIINVCLLSAIISTIPYILLHKRNQILGASGSIMGLIYLLSTVKPNEIFVSIFPLPYLKMTALQLCHMSILTNFLFLFFKRNNFGIAWSAHLFGMLGGVIYNLYQRKTKNNFNYYPFIHLSIKNGYIDYLNSYLDLVDMLTCLQLQTKLFFSLDPRAMQNIKKKMYSIKMKQSQRRLKFHMLKVKNLEAMSR, from the coding sequence ATGCTTAACTCGTATAGATACTTTAGAACGAGTTATTGTCATaagagaaatatattattattcttaaataGAAAGAGAACTTTTCACGAATATACAAGAAGgcaaagaatatataaaaataatgctgCCATGCGAAAGGacagaataaataaacaaacaaatatacaactaagagaaaaattaaaactcaTTATTTTTAGTTCTGTGTACTTTTTCACCTGTGACTATATTTATCATCtgtttatattaaatgattctaaaaaggaaaaagtagaaaataagaaaaaatgctCAAGTAATAATTTCATTGGGGGAGATGACAGTAGTACCTTTCTGCATTATGTGAAAAgactaaatatatttgcaaaGCCAGAAAAAGtggaaaaagaatatttacaggatgaaaaaggaaaaggaaaaataagcAGTGGTAATAAAAATGCTTTAAAATATGAGCATAAAAATGAACTATCTCCTGtcgaaaaaaatgaaataaaaatgtgcaACATTTGCGAAGATAATTGTTcgtatgaaataaaaataaatcgtATAAATAGCTTAGATTATAAAAATCAAAAGGATGAAATGAAGGAAAGTAATTCAGGGAAAGAAACACtaactaaaaaaaagcaaacaTTTGGATATGACTACAGCGGAGGGGGGAACAAAAACACCCTGACCGGACAGGAAAACAATATTAAAGACATAAttgcaaataatttttatagaaatGACATTTTCAATGGATgcaatttgtttttatttgtgAACGGAGTAGTATTTTTGAGTTGGAGGTTAAGTGAAATTGCTCGAAATAAGAAATTCTTTCATTTCATGTGCAGACATTTTATTTGCTCTTAtgaaaatatcaaaaaaaagtattaccATACAATTTTTACAGCTAGTATCAGTCATATAACTGttcctcattttttatttaatatgtgGGCATTCCACACTATTACTAACACCTTATTATGTCCagaaattaaagaaaataaaaaaaattattatatattctttaattataaatcAAATGttttagagaaaaaaataaatgataaagatATAATTAATGTTTGTTTATTATCAGCAATAATTTCAACTATTCCTTATATTCTTCTTCATAAAAGGAATCAAATATTAGGTGCATCGGGATCTATCATGGGTCTTATATACCTTCTATCAACAGTTAAGCCAAATGAAATTTTTGTATCCATATTTCCACTTCCATATTTAAAGATGACAGCTTTGCAATTATGTCATATGtcaattttaacaaatttcctttttttgttttttaaaagaaataattttggTATTGCTTGGTCAGCCCATTTATTTGGTATGTTAGGAGGAGTAATTTACAATTTATAtcaaagaaaaacaaaaaacaactTCAATTATTACCCCTTCATACATTTGTCAATCAAAAATGGATATATAGATTACCTCAACTCGTACTTAGATTTAGTAGATATGTTAACATGTTTGCAACTACAAACGAAGTTATTCTTTTCCTTAGACCCTCGTGCTATGCAaaacataaagaaaaaaatgtactcaataaaaatgaagcaaTCTCAGAGAAGGTTAAAATTTCATATGttgaaagtaaaaaatttggAAGCCATGTCTAGGTAG
- a CDS encoding thioredoxin 2, producing the protein MKHIVLLSFFIISFFCLSNVKCTKDLLTPQGEAVSPLTPLNKFDKYFLRMYNKSKRLQQNESTFINGINMKSTVFVLYFFAKWCHACKMQGGEMEKLEKYYGKRIYVVKIDIDQNDSMARKFSIKSLPTIVVMKNKSVLARKEHYVTSNDLITLIRKHL; encoded by the exons ATGAAGCACATAGTACTGTTAAGTTTCTTTattataagttttttttgtttaagcAATGTTAAATGTACGAAAGATCTACTAACGCCTCAGGGAGAAGCAGTTAGTCCTTTAACCCCTCTGAACAAGTTTGATAAGTACTTTTTACGCATGTATAATAAATCGAAAAGATTACAGCAAAATGAATCgacttttataaat GGTATTAACATGAAAAGTACAGTATTTGTTTTGTACTTCTTTGCAAAAtg GTGTCACGCTTGTAAAATGCAAGGAGGTGAAATG GAAAAACTTGAAAAGTATTACGGTAAACGCATATATGTGGTGAAGATTGACATTGATCAGAATGATTCGATGGCaagaaaattttcaataaaatcCTTACCAACAATAGttgtaatgaaaaataaaagtgtaTTAGCAAGGAAAGAACATTACGTTACTAGTAATGACTTAATTACTTTAATTAGAAAGCATTTGTAA